The following are encoded in a window of Corynebacterium marinum DSM 44953 genomic DNA:
- a CDS encoding GTP pyrophosphokinase, which produces MSDRMAGLGNQYHRWIRSHPKAEEDFGAAVEDLLADAGVTFDRVVARVKDWSSLKKKAYKKGPDGEWIYPEPWADIHDLVGVRVTVFHSTEIPVAIGALQQSFRVERSVDKTAETRISGGFGYGSHHLILTVDENSSDIEELSDYQGTSFEVQVRTVLQHAWAEFEHDVRYKRGIDVVDPRVDRAFTLAAGLIELADQQFDQIAALQFTDRSPADDVELTAETLPGVLAMLLGNRFPRSRSENYRFLMEILAADGVTTVAELDSLLDDVDIEAVRGALRYRFHPGQIRLIDDLLLRRYGQDHINRTGEIGQRPTSRPGHLARRLKLMRTARILRDERPDRQ; this is translated from the coding sequence ATGTCTGACCGCATGGCTGGCCTGGGCAACCAGTACCACCGGTGGATCCGGTCCCATCCGAAGGCTGAGGAGGATTTCGGCGCCGCGGTGGAGGATCTGCTGGCCGACGCCGGCGTCACCTTCGACCGGGTCGTCGCCCGGGTGAAGGACTGGTCTTCGCTGAAGAAGAAGGCCTACAAGAAGGGGCCGGACGGGGAATGGATCTATCCGGAGCCGTGGGCGGACATCCATGATCTCGTCGGTGTGCGGGTGACCGTGTTCCACTCCACCGAGATCCCGGTGGCGATCGGGGCGCTCCAGCAGTCCTTCCGGGTGGAACGCTCGGTGGACAAGACCGCAGAGACACGGATCTCCGGGGGCTTCGGTTACGGTTCCCACCATCTCATTCTCACGGTGGACGAGAATTCCTCCGATATCGAGGAGCTCTCCGACTACCAGGGGACGAGCTTCGAGGTGCAGGTGCGTACGGTGCTGCAGCACGCGTGGGCCGAGTTCGAGCACGACGTCCGTTATAAGCGCGGCATCGACGTGGTGGACCCGCGGGTGGACCGCGCGTTCACCCTGGCGGCCGGGCTCATCGAGCTGGCGGACCAGCAGTTCGACCAGATCGCGGCGCTGCAGTTCACGGACCGCTCGCCCGCCGATGACGTGGAACTCACCGCCGAAACCCTCCCGGGTGTGCTGGCGATGCTGCTGGGCAACCGGTTCCCGCGCTCGCGGTCGGAGAACTACCGCTTCCTCATGGAGATCCTGGCCGCCGACGGTGTCACCACCGTCGCGGAGCTGGATTCCCTGCTCGACGACGTCGACATCGAAGCCGTCCGCGGCGCCCTCCGGTACCGCTTCCACCCCGGCCAGATCAGGCTCATCGACGACCTGCTGCTGCGCCGCTACGGCCAGGACCACATCAACCGGACGGGCGAGATCGGCCAGCGGCCCACGTCCCGCCCCGGCCATCTGGCCCGTCGGCTGAAGTTGATGCGCACCGCCCGCATCCTCCGCGATGAACGGCCGGACAGGCAGTAG
- a CDS encoding IMPACT family protein, giving the protein MLTTYQLPAAERTWTHEWEVKRSRFLSFARRTPTEEAAREFIHEIRARYPDARHHCSAYLIHVEGSNPVERSSDDGEPSGTAGKPMLDMLKGSQLLDVTVVVVRWFGGVKLGAGGLVHAYSRSVGDLLPQVGRVTRAIRELYRIEVPHADAGRLEAELRARGVSVAGTDYGSAVTYTLAVEPGGGGELESTLAALTSGAVEPSEAGTSWVEY; this is encoded by the coding sequence ATGCTCACGACCTACCAGTTGCCCGCCGCCGAACGGACGTGGACGCACGAGTGGGAGGTCAAACGTTCCCGGTTTCTCTCCTTCGCCCGACGCACCCCGACCGAGGAGGCGGCGAGGGAGTTCATCCACGAGATCCGCGCCCGCTACCCGGACGCACGCCACCACTGCAGCGCCTACCTGATCCACGTGGAGGGCTCGAACCCCGTGGAGCGCTCCTCCGACGACGGGGAGCCCTCCGGGACCGCGGGCAAGCCGATGCTCGACATGCTCAAGGGCTCCCAGCTTCTCGACGTCACCGTGGTCGTCGTCCGCTGGTTCGGCGGCGTCAAGCTCGGGGCGGGCGGTCTGGTGCACGCCTACTCCCGGTCCGTGGGAGACCTCCTCCCCCAGGTCGGCCGGGTCACCCGGGCGATCCGTGAGCTCTACCGGATCGAGGTCCCGCACGCCGACGCCGGCCGACTCGAGGCCGAGCTGCGGGCACGGGGCGTTTCCGTCGCCGGCACCGACTACGGTTCGGCGGTCACCTACACGCTGGCGGTGGAACCGGGCGGGGGCGGGGAGCTGGAGTCCACGCTCGCGGCCCTGACCTCCGGGGCTGTGGAGCCGAGCGAGGCGGGCACGTCGTGGGTCGAGTACTAG
- a CDS encoding exonuclease domain-containing protein: MIPAHGAQLSVTATSIRIERSALTAALTGRQSLEVPLSSVTGVSLTPPSLVDVGRVLLEGPDLVVEFAPNQTADAEDFLADVEAALRGEAPVASTGGVPGLNFVGFDVETANGDVGSICQIGAVRVVDGVEVAAASWLCAPPSGLTEFSPENIAVHGITPADVAGQPDFAARLPGLLEFIGDLPVVAHNAQFDMMALQRACAASDLEVPALAFGCSLILARGAGLGLRSHRLPVVAEALAVPLGRHHDAAEDARAAALITVELARRVGHRGGFTDFQHAAGFTMGALSPERTWPVLRDRSGARTALAQAEAQQVQEKPEKKAPRRAPWQSVATPDAVPEPNPDADPAGPLFGQNVTLTGDFEPFDKGRLWSGIAALGASVGKNVTRKTTILVAGTWATKTSKEKRAEELIAKGQDIQIWTSAQLFAVLGLEEDEEQPPF, from the coding sequence GTGATCCCGGCCCACGGCGCCCAACTCAGTGTCACCGCCACGAGCATCCGTATCGAACGTTCGGCGCTGACCGCCGCTCTGACCGGCCGACAGTCTCTCGAGGTCCCCCTCTCGTCCGTCACCGGGGTCAGCCTCACGCCTCCCTCGCTTGTCGACGTCGGCCGGGTCCTCCTCGAGGGCCCGGACCTCGTAGTGGAGTTCGCCCCCAACCAGACGGCCGACGCCGAGGACTTCCTCGCCGATGTGGAGGCCGCTCTGCGCGGTGAGGCGCCCGTGGCCTCCACCGGCGGGGTGCCCGGCCTGAATTTCGTCGGATTCGACGTGGAGACCGCAAACGGGGACGTCGGCTCCATCTGCCAGATCGGGGCCGTCCGCGTCGTGGACGGCGTCGAGGTCGCCGCGGCATCGTGGCTGTGCGCCCCGCCGTCGGGGCTCACGGAGTTCAGTCCGGAGAACATCGCGGTCCACGGCATCACCCCCGCCGACGTCGCCGGTCAGCCTGATTTCGCGGCCCGCCTGCCGGGCCTGCTCGAGTTCATCGGGGATCTGCCCGTGGTGGCGCACAACGCGCAGTTCGACATGATGGCGCTGCAGCGTGCGTGCGCGGCCAGCGACCTCGAGGTGCCCGCCCTCGCCTTCGGTTGCTCGCTGATCCTCGCGCGGGGGGCCGGGCTGGGCCTGCGCAGCCACCGTCTCCCGGTGGTCGCCGAGGCGCTGGCCGTTCCGCTGGGCAGGCACCACGACGCCGCCGAGGATGCCCGGGCCGCCGCCCTCATCACCGTGGAGCTGGCCCGGCGGGTCGGGCACCGCGGCGGCTTCACCGACTTCCAGCACGCCGCCGGCTTCACCATGGGCGCGCTCAGCCCGGAGCGCACCTGGCCGGTCCTGCGGGACCGTTCGGGGGCCCGGACCGCTCTCGCCCAGGCTGAGGCCCAGCAGGTACAGGAGAAGCCGGAGAAGAAGGCCCCGCGCCGGGCGCCCTGGCAGTCTGTGGCCACCCCGGACGCCGTCCCGGAACCGAACCCGGACGCGGATCCTGCGGGACCCCTCTTCGGCCAGAATGTCACCCTGACGGGCGATTTCGAGCCTTTCGACAAGGGGCGGCTGTGGTCGGGCATCGCGGCGCTGGGCGCGAGCGTCGGCAAGAACGTGACCAGGAAGACCACCATCCTGGTCGCCGGAACCTGGGCCACGAAGACGAGCAAGGAGAAGCGGGCAGAGGAGCTGATCGCGAAGGGGCAGGACATCCAGATCTGGACGTCCGCCCAGCTCTTCGCCGTCCTCGGCCTCGAAGAAGACGAAGAACAGCCCCCGTTCTAG
- the treY gene encoding malto-oligosyltrehalose synthase, which translates to MRRPITATYRLQLRGPQADPMGRSFGFAEAAAQVPYLRDLGVSHLYLSPIFTADPTSTHNYDVTDPTEVNPELGGVEGLRELAAAAHGAGIGLIIDIVPNHLGVENPRLNKWWWDVLKNGQDSEYEHYFDIDWHEDNGAGGKLGMPILGAPGDEDKLELREDEGELLLAYYDHVFPVAEGTCSGVDDDMQAVYDRQSYRLMYWRDGVISYRRFFSVNGLAGIRQEDPLVFEHTHRIIRQLIAEDLIDGVRVDHPDGLSDPFGYLNRLREVVGPDRWLLVEKILEVDEVLDPRLAVDGTTGYDALRELDGVFVARAAEESLSMLALQHTGSTWDEAAMTVSQQQLKREVAGEELSAEIRRLARAIRRDNFSTAGSAVSEDQLLTTITELVAAMPVYRADYLSLSRVPATIVAEMSRRFPSRRPALDLIVAALNADGEAKVRFAQVCGAVMAKGVEDTTFYRACRLVALQEVGGAPGRFGVSSAEFHLLQQERALLWPKAMTTLSTHDTKRGEDVRARIIELTERPREFFEFIHRIVAMVPAPDAATGHFLLQNLLGVWPADGQITEQLKERFRTYTIKAVREASVHTTWTDPVEPFEKAVLDWVEALFDGPVTSLITEFVGPLARGASIISLGRKLLQITGPGIPDIYQGTEFFDDSLVDPDNRRFVDYTARQQTLEILGEGVDWDDLAAEAECQEETTGAYPHLDLYGDRVKLHIVHEGLKVRQDHPEYFVGGDTEAVFAEGSADSHLIGLARGHVDIPGGEGIGVITLATRRPLRLAERGGWEATTVTLPEGQWLDRLTGRVHEATVPLAEVFALFPTALLVRNV; encoded by the coding sequence ATGCGACGTCCGATCACCGCCACCTACCGCCTCCAGCTGCGCGGGCCGCAGGCCGATCCGATGGGACGATCCTTCGGCTTCGCCGAGGCCGCAGCCCAGGTGCCCTATCTGCGGGACCTGGGGGTCAGCCACCTCTACCTCTCCCCCATCTTCACCGCCGACCCCACTTCGACGCACAACTACGACGTCACCGACCCCACGGAGGTCAACCCGGAACTCGGCGGCGTCGAGGGGCTGCGGGAGCTGGCGGCCGCGGCGCACGGGGCGGGGATCGGCCTGATCATCGACATCGTCCCCAACCACCTGGGTGTGGAGAACCCGCGCCTGAACAAGTGGTGGTGGGACGTGCTCAAGAACGGGCAGGACTCGGAGTACGAGCACTACTTCGACATCGACTGGCACGAGGACAACGGCGCCGGCGGCAAACTCGGCATGCCCATCCTGGGGGCACCCGGCGACGAGGACAAGCTCGAGCTGCGCGAGGATGAGGGGGAACTCCTCCTGGCCTACTACGACCACGTCTTCCCGGTGGCCGAGGGAACCTGCTCCGGGGTCGACGACGACATGCAGGCCGTCTACGACCGCCAGTCCTACCGGCTGATGTACTGGCGTGACGGCGTGATCTCCTACCGCCGTTTCTTCTCCGTCAACGGGCTGGCGGGCATCAGGCAGGAGGATCCGCTGGTCTTCGAGCACACCCACCGCATCATCCGGCAGCTCATCGCCGAGGACCTCATCGACGGCGTGCGCGTCGACCACCCGGACGGGTTGAGCGACCCCTTCGGCTACCTCAACCGCCTGCGCGAGGTCGTCGGCCCGGACCGGTGGCTTCTGGTGGAGAAGATCCTCGAGGTGGACGAGGTCCTCGACCCGCGTCTCGCCGTCGACGGCACCACCGGTTACGATGCGCTGCGCGAACTCGACGGCGTCTTCGTCGCCCGCGCCGCGGAAGAGTCCCTGTCGATGCTCGCGCTCCAGCACACCGGCTCCACCTGGGACGAAGCGGCGATGACCGTGTCCCAACAGCAGCTCAAGCGGGAGGTCGCCGGCGAGGAGCTGTCCGCCGAGATCCGGCGTCTGGCCCGCGCCATCCGCCGCGACAACTTCTCCACCGCCGGTTCGGCGGTTTCCGAGGACCAGCTCCTCACCACCATCACCGAGCTCGTGGCCGCGATGCCGGTGTACCGCGCCGACTACCTCTCCCTCTCGCGGGTCCCCGCGACCATCGTGGCGGAGATGTCGCGCCGTTTCCCGTCGCGCCGCCCCGCCCTCGACCTCATCGTCGCAGCGCTCAACGCCGACGGCGAGGCGAAGGTGCGCTTCGCGCAGGTGTGTGGTGCCGTGATGGCCAAGGGAGTGGAGGACACCACCTTCTACCGCGCCTGCCGTCTCGTCGCTCTCCAGGAGGTCGGCGGCGCGCCGGGCCGTTTCGGCGTCTCGTCCGCCGAGTTCCATCTCCTGCAGCAGGAGCGCGCCCTCCTGTGGCCGAAGGCGATGACCACACTGTCCACCCACGACACCAAACGCGGCGAGGATGTCCGCGCCCGGATCATCGAGCTGACGGAACGGCCCCGGGAGTTCTTCGAGTTCATCCACCGCATCGTCGCCATGGTGCCCGCCCCGGACGCCGCCACCGGCCATTTCCTCCTGCAGAACCTGCTGGGCGTGTGGCCTGCGGACGGGCAGATCACCGAGCAGCTCAAGGAGCGCTTCCGCACTTACACCATCAAGGCGGTGCGCGAGGCGAGCGTGCACACCACGTGGACCGACCCGGTCGAGCCCTTCGAGAAGGCCGTGCTGGACTGGGTGGAGGCGCTTTTCGACGGCCCCGTCACCTCCCTGATCACCGAATTCGTCGGCCCGCTGGCGCGGGGCGCCAGCATCATCTCGCTGGGCCGGAAGCTGCTGCAGATCACCGGCCCGGGCATCCCGGACATCTACCAGGGCACCGAGTTCTTCGACGACTCCCTCGTCGACCCCGACAACCGCCGCTTCGTGGACTACACCGCCCGGCAGCAGACGTTGGAGATCCTCGGGGAGGGCGTGGACTGGGACGACCTCGCCGCCGAAGCCGAATGCCAGGAGGAGACCACGGGCGCCTACCCGCACCTGGACCTCTACGGCGACCGGGTGAAGCTGCACATCGTCCACGAGGGGCTGAAGGTGCGCCAGGACCATCCCGAGTACTTCGTCGGCGGCGACACGGAGGCGGTGTTCGCGGAGGGTTCGGCGGATTCCCACCTCATCGGCCTGGCCCGCGGCCACGTGGACATCCCCGGCGGGGAGGGCATCGGCGTGATCACCCTGGCCACCCGCCGCCCGCTGCGGCTGGCGGAACGCGGCGGCTGGGAGGCCACGACGGTCACCCTGCCGGAGGGGCAGTGGCTGGACCGGCTGACCGGCCGCGTCCACGAGGCGACGGTGCCGCTGGCGGAGGTTTTCGCGCTGTTCCCCACCGCCCTCCTGGTGAGAAATGTCTGA
- a CDS encoding RNA-binding S4 domain-containing protein, protein MSEAVRIDVWVWAVRIFKTRSDAAAAVRAGHVKLNGHAVKPAQQVVPGDRVRVWVNHRELDLEVTDTVRKRVGAPVARNCYVDHSPPPPPKEILASLPRRDRGAGRPTKRERRDIDRLRGRTDY, encoded by the coding sequence ATGAGTGAGGCAGTGCGCATCGACGTGTGGGTGTGGGCCGTGCGCATCTTCAAGACGCGGTCCGACGCCGCCGCCGCGGTCCGCGCCGGGCACGTCAAACTCAACGGCCACGCGGTCAAACCCGCCCAGCAGGTCGTGCCCGGCGACCGGGTGCGCGTGTGGGTCAACCACCGCGAACTAGACCTGGAGGTCACCGACACGGTGCGCAAGCGCGTCGGCGCGCCGGTGGCCAGGAACTGCTACGTCGACCACTCACCCCCGCCCCCGCCGAAGGAGATCCTCGCGTCGCTGCCGCGCCGGGACCGGGGCGCCGGGCGGCCGACGAAGCGCGAGAGGCGCGACATCGACCGCCTGCGGGGCCGGACGGACTACTGA
- a CDS encoding LLM class flavin-dependent oxidoreductase, producing MNRHISFGLDTFGDVTAVPHDQVLRDVVAEAVEADRVGVDVFGVGEHHRDDYAVSAPDIVLAAIAGQTEKIRLTTSVIVLSSDDPVRIFERFSTLQAISSGRAEMTLGRGSFTESFPLFSLDLRDYERLFEEKLELMRVLLDADASRSPIAWDRGPQHLYPPTATPLQAWVAVGGSPESVIRAARHRMPLMLAVIGGSSRRFRPFVDLYRRANEELGQPQAPVGVHSPGLIARTDAEAQERLYEHWAAGHRRIGAERGWSAPTPEQFTQEVNHGALYVGSPETVAAKIADTVRALDLDRFTLKYANGPLPHEFNLETIRLYGEEVIPRVRELLQ from the coding sequence ATGAACAGACACATCTCTTTCGGCCTCGACACCTTCGGCGACGTCACAGCGGTCCCCCACGACCAGGTGCTGCGTGACGTGGTTGCGGAAGCTGTCGAGGCCGACCGCGTCGGCGTCGACGTCTTCGGCGTCGGCGAACACCACCGCGACGACTACGCCGTCTCCGCCCCCGACATTGTCCTCGCCGCCATCGCGGGCCAGACGGAGAAGATCCGCCTGACCACCTCGGTCATCGTCTTGTCCTCGGACGATCCGGTGCGCATCTTCGAGCGCTTCTCCACCCTCCAGGCGATCTCCTCCGGCCGCGCCGAAATGACCCTCGGCCGCGGCTCCTTCACCGAGTCCTTCCCGTTGTTCAGCCTGGACCTCCGCGACTACGAGCGCCTCTTCGAGGAGAAGCTCGAGCTGATGCGCGTGCTTCTCGACGCCGACGCCTCCCGCTCCCCCATCGCCTGGGACCGCGGCCCGCAGCACCTCTACCCGCCGACCGCCACGCCCCTGCAGGCCTGGGTCGCCGTCGGCGGTTCCCCGGAGTCGGTCATCCGCGCCGCCCGGCACCGCATGCCCCTCATGCTGGCCGTCATCGGCGGATCCTCCCGCCGCTTCCGCCCCTTCGTCGACCTCTACCGGAGGGCCAACGAGGAGCTCGGCCAGCCGCAGGCCCCCGTCGGCGTGCACTCCCCGGGCCTGATCGCCCGCACCGACGCGGAAGCCCAGGAGCGCCTCTACGAGCACTGGGCCGCGGGCCACCGCCGGATCGGCGCCGAGCGCGGCTGGTCCGCCCCCACCCCGGAGCAGTTCACGCAGGAAGTCAACCACGGCGCGCTGTACGTGGGTTCCCCCGAGACCGTGGCGGCGAAGATCGCGGACACCGTCAGGGCGCTCGACCTGGACCGGTTCACGCTGAAATATGCCAACGGCCCGCTCCCCCACGAATTCAACCTGGAGACCATCCGCCTCTACGGCGAAGAGGTCATCCCGCGGGTGCGGGAGCTGCTTCAGTAG
- the ilvA gene encoding threonine ammonia-lyase IlvA: protein MSDNPSATLTASTTFEPVRASDIQLAQARISSVIEPTPLQYCPRLSEETGVEVYLKREDLQDVRSYKIRGAYYAIANLSDEQRAAGIVAASAGNHAQGVAYACRTMGIPGRIYVPVQTPKQKRDRIVVHGGDMVELVVTGNNFDEAAEAARADSAERGATMIEPFDARDTVIGQGTVAAEILTQLTSIGKSLDTVFVPVGGGGLLAGVASYLADMAPRTAIVGVEPAGAASLQAALHADGPVTLEAVDAFVDGAAVKRIGELPYRIVERNLGRIHVMDVSEGAVCTEMLDLYQNEGIIAEPAGALSVTGLKEMNLQPDSVVVCIISGGNNDVLRYAEIMERSLVHRGLKHYFLVNFPQEPGQLRHFLNDILGPDDDITLFEYLKRNNRETGAALVGLELGRASDFDPLVERMNASRIDCRHLMPGTPEYEYLVNT, encoded by the coding sequence ATGAGTGACAACCCGTCCGCCACCCTGACAGCCTCCACCACCTTCGAGCCGGTCCGCGCCTCGGATATTCAGCTGGCGCAGGCCCGGATTTCGTCTGTCATCGAGCCGACCCCGTTGCAGTACTGCCCCCGCCTGTCGGAGGAGACGGGGGTCGAGGTCTACCTCAAGCGCGAGGACCTCCAGGACGTCCGCTCCTACAAGATCCGCGGCGCCTACTACGCCATCGCGAATCTCAGCGATGAGCAGCGTGCGGCGGGTATCGTGGCAGCGTCGGCGGGCAACCACGCCCAGGGAGTGGCCTACGCGTGCCGCACCATGGGTATCCCCGGGCGCATCTACGTGCCGGTCCAGACACCGAAGCAGAAACGCGACCGCATCGTCGTCCACGGCGGGGACATGGTGGAGCTCGTGGTCACCGGCAACAACTTCGACGAGGCCGCCGAGGCCGCGCGCGCCGACTCCGCCGAGCGCGGCGCCACCATGATCGAACCTTTCGACGCCCGCGACACCGTCATCGGGCAGGGCACCGTCGCCGCGGAGATCCTCACCCAGCTGACCTCCATCGGCAAGTCCCTGGACACCGTCTTCGTGCCCGTCGGCGGCGGCGGTCTGCTCGCCGGCGTGGCCAGCTACCTCGCGGACATGGCGCCGCGCACCGCCATCGTCGGCGTCGAGCCGGCGGGTGCGGCCTCGCTGCAGGCCGCGCTGCACGCCGACGGCCCCGTGACCCTCGAGGCCGTCGACGCCTTCGTCGACGGAGCCGCCGTCAAGCGCATCGGCGAGCTGCCCTACCGGATCGTCGAGCGCAACCTGGGACGCATCCACGTCATGGACGTTTCCGAGGGGGCGGTCTGCACCGAGATGCTCGACCTGTACCAGAACGAGGGCATCATCGCGGAACCCGCCGGGGCGCTGTCGGTGACGGGGCTCAAGGAGATGAACCTGCAGCCGGACTCGGTGGTGGTGTGCATCATCTCGGGCGGCAACAACGACGTCCTGCGCTACGCGGAGATCATGGAGCGCTCCCTGGTCCACCGCGGGCTGAAGCACTACTTCCTGGTGAACTTCCCGCAGGAGCCGGGCCAGCTGCGCCACTTCCTCAACGACATCCTCGGCCCCGACGACGACATCACCCTCTTCGAGTACCTCAAGCGCAACAACCGGGAGACCGGTGCCGCGCTCGTGGGCCTGGAGCTGGGCCGCGCGAGTGATTTCGACCCGCTGGTGGAGCGGATGAACGCCTCCCGCATTGATTGCCGCCACCTCATGCCGGGTACCCCGGAGTACGAGTACCTGGTCAACACCTAA
- the treZ gene encoding malto-oligosyltrehalose trehalohydrolase yields the protein MTAYEPFSVWAPHARNVRLRLSDETFPMRAARGDWWVAEQVAEPGQRYGFELFDGKEWSKTLPDPRSTAQPDGVHGLSEVTDPAFPWTSEGWTGRPLAGQVIYELHVGTFTPAGTFEGVVDKLGYLRDLGVTAIELMPVQPFGGERNWGYDGVEWHAVHQGYGGPEGLKKLVDAAHNAGIGVILDVVFNHFGPDGNYNGMFGPYTSGGNTGWGEVVNISGPDSDEVRAYILDAVRLWFEEYRIDGLRLDAVHSLDDRGAHSILEQMQAIADDVAARTSVPRYLIAESDLNDPRLITGTDGGGYGLAGQWVDDIHHALHTLVSGESHAYYEDYGSLDALAKTLRGGYFFTGTWSSYRGRTHGRAIDTAAVPAHRLVTYTTTHDQTGNRAGGDRPSMTLTPAQQVLKAAVIYASPFTPMLFMGEEFGAQTPFAFFCSHTDEELNRLTSEGRKREFARSGWDDNEVPDPADPATFESSKLDWEFSQEQQEIHAAYRQLLQLRRELGLARPDLSKLAVETGTEKNKWLAMGHDDVMLVANLSDRPVTAPYGGELIWSFTQPSVELDRTSLGPWEFALIRR from the coding sequence ATGACTGCGTACGAACCGTTCTCCGTGTGGGCGCCCCACGCCCGAAATGTCCGACTCCGACTGTCCGATGAGACCTTCCCCATGCGGGCCGCCCGCGGCGACTGGTGGGTGGCGGAGCAAGTGGCGGAACCCGGCCAGCGCTACGGTTTCGAACTCTTCGACGGAAAAGAATGGTCGAAGACGTTGCCCGACCCGCGCAGCACGGCCCAGCCGGACGGCGTGCACGGGCTCAGCGAGGTCACTGATCCCGCGTTCCCGTGGACCTCGGAGGGTTGGACCGGCCGGCCCCTCGCCGGCCAGGTCATCTACGAGCTCCACGTGGGCACCTTCACGCCGGCGGGGACGTTCGAGGGGGTCGTCGACAAGCTCGGTTACCTGCGCGACCTGGGGGTCACCGCCATCGAGCTCATGCCCGTGCAGCCTTTCGGCGGCGAGCGCAACTGGGGCTACGACGGCGTCGAGTGGCACGCCGTCCACCAGGGCTACGGCGGCCCTGAGGGCCTGAAGAAGCTTGTCGACGCCGCCCACAACGCCGGCATCGGCGTCATCCTCGACGTGGTGTTCAACCACTTCGGCCCCGACGGCAACTACAACGGCATGTTCGGGCCCTACACCTCCGGCGGCAACACGGGATGGGGCGAGGTGGTCAACATCTCCGGCCCGGATTCCGACGAAGTGCGGGCCTACATCCTCGACGCCGTGCGCCTGTGGTTCGAGGAGTACCGCATCGACGGGCTGCGTCTCGACGCCGTGCACTCCCTCGACGACCGCGGCGCCCACTCCATCCTGGAGCAGATGCAGGCGATCGCCGATGACGTCGCCGCGCGGACCTCGGTGCCGCGATACCTCATCGCCGAGTCCGACCTCAACGATCCCCGCCTGATCACCGGAACCGACGGCGGCGGCTACGGGCTCGCCGGCCAGTGGGTCGACGACATCCACCACGCGCTGCACACCCTCGTCTCCGGCGAGAGCCACGCCTACTACGAGGACTACGGTTCCCTCGATGCCCTGGCGAAGACACTGCGCGGGGGCTACTTCTTCACCGGCACCTGGTCCTCCTACCGGGGGCGCACCCACGGCCGGGCCATCGACACCGCCGCCGTTCCCGCCCACCGCCTGGTCACCTACACCACCACCCACGACCAGACCGGCAACCGCGCCGGCGGCGACCGGCCCTCCATGACGCTGACCCCCGCCCAGCAGGTGCTCAAGGCGGCGGTCATCTACGCCTCCCCCTTCACCCCGATGCTGTTCATGGGCGAGGAGTTCGGCGCGCAGACCCCCTTCGCCTTCTTCTGCTCCCACACCGACGAGGAACTCAACCGGCTCACCTCCGAAGGCCGCAAGCGCGAGTTCGCCCGCTCCGGCTGGGACGACAACGAGGTTCCCGACCCAGCGGACCCGGCAACCTTCGAGTCCTCCAAGCTGGACTGGGAATTCAGCCAGGAGCAGCAGGAGATCCACGCCGCCTACCGTCAGCTGCTGCAGCTGCGCCGCGAGCTGGGTCTGGCCCGTCCCGACCTGTCGAAACTGGCCGTCGAGACAGGCACCGAGAAGAACAAGTGGCTGGCCATGGGCCACGACGACGTCATGCTGGTGGCCAACCTCTCCGACCGGCCCGTCACCGCCCCCTACGGCGGCGAGCTGATCTGGTCCTTCACGCAGCCGTCGGTGGAACTGGACCGGACCTCGCTGGGGCCGTGGGAGTTCGCGCTGATCCGGCGTTAG